A DNA window from Undibacterium sp. YM2 contains the following coding sequences:
- a CDS encoding RDD family protein, translating to MNALVTPLQDNYASRETGDLLALGIKPDLAEHEYAAVESILSVRGVDIHAFREHRQQYLKSAEQQKPADDKLAYMSHRLAAQLIDVIGIALLLALLGLLITVAMPNLFKQTNRAILILWTLYLLFKDGFDGQSLGKRIMGIRVLQRDTEQPCNLTQSFVRNILALTVVDWLFALGSKRLRLGDMLAGTRVVRE from the coding sequence ATGAATGCGCTCGTTACACCCTTGCAAGACAATTATGCGTCAAGAGAGACGGGGGATTTGCTCGCACTGGGTATCAAGCCTGATCTGGCTGAGCATGAATATGCTGCGGTGGAATCTATACTGTCGGTACGTGGTGTGGATATCCATGCGTTCAGGGAACACCGCCAGCAATACCTGAAAAGTGCCGAGCAGCAAAAACCTGCTGATGACAAGCTGGCCTATATGTCACATCGCCTGGCCGCCCAACTTATTGATGTGATAGGCATCGCCCTGTTGTTGGCGCTACTGGGTTTGCTGATCACCGTCGCCATGCCCAATCTGTTCAAGCAGACCAACCGCGCCATCCTGATATTGTGGACGCTTTACCTCTTGTTCAAGGATGGCTTTGATGGGCAAAGCCTGGGCAAGCGCATCATGGGCATACGTGTGCTACAGCGTGACACTGAGCAGCCCTGCAACCTGACGCAATCCTTTGTGCGCAATATCCTGGCACTGACAGTGGTCGATTGGTTGTTCGCACTGGGCAGCAAGCGCCTGCGCCTGGGTGACATGCTGGCGGGTACCAGGGTAGTCAGGGAATAA